A section of the Pirellulales bacterium genome encodes:
- the ctaD gene encoding cytochrome c oxidase subunit I: MAVVEQERVAMAPQNSWTGVLHEWVTTVDHKKIGIMYVLMAVVFLIVAGCEAIFMRWQLFYPHNTVLGPDTFNQLFTIHGTTMVFFMGMPILIGIGNYLVPLMIGARDMAFPRLNAMGFWATLFGGVLVYLSFITGGAPAIGWFALAPLTERTFARSAATDMWALGLVVSGIGTIGGGVNFIATILGMRAPGMELRKVPFFVWTMLWTSVQIIIALPPLTAALVMVLLDRSLGAHFFDPQSGGSALLYQHMFWFFGHPEVYILILPAFGMISEVIPVFSRKVLFGYEFMAAATAAIAFISLGVWAHHMFTVGMTRWQNLFFVVTTLLVSVPTGLKFFNWLATMYGGRISLASPMLFACGFLSMFLIGGLTGIMLATAPLDFQLNDSYFVIGHFHWVLIGGTVFSVFAGIHYWYPKVTGRMLSERLARWQFWLLLIGFFVTFGPMHISGMLGMPRRIFTYESDRGWDIWNQISTVGALIQVPSFAIFAVNLLWSLRHGKPAGQDPWDAWTLEWSTTSPPPPYNFEEIPIVRSRRPLWDLKHPDDPDWKYE; encoded by the coding sequence ATGGCTGTTGTCGAACAAGAACGAGTTGCGATGGCGCCCCAGAACTCCTGGACCGGCGTGCTGCACGAGTGGGTCACCACCGTCGACCACAAGAAGATCGGCATCATGTACGTGTTGATGGCGGTCGTCTTCCTGATCGTCGCGGGGTGCGAAGCGATCTTTATGCGATGGCAACTGTTTTATCCCCACAACACCGTCCTGGGACCAGACACGTTCAATCAGCTATTCACGATCCACGGCACCACGATGGTGTTCTTCATGGGGATGCCGATTCTGATCGGGATCGGCAATTATCTCGTGCCGTTGATGATCGGGGCTCGCGACATGGCCTTTCCGCGATTGAACGCGATGGGGTTCTGGGCGACGTTGTTCGGCGGCGTGCTCGTTTATCTCAGCTTCATCACGGGGGGCGCCCCGGCGATCGGCTGGTTCGCCTTGGCGCCGCTCACCGAGCGCACCTTCGCCCGCAGCGCCGCCACCGACATGTGGGCGCTGGGGCTGGTCGTGAGCGGGATCGGCACGATCGGCGGCGGGGTGAATTTCATCGCGACCATTCTGGGGATGCGCGCCCCCGGCATGGAGCTGCGCAAAGTGCCGTTCTTCGTGTGGACGATGCTTTGGACCTCCGTGCAGATCATCATCGCCCTGCCACCTTTGACCGCCGCGCTGGTGATGGTGCTGCTCGATAGGAGCTTGGGCGCACATTTCTTCGATCCGCAGAGCGGCGGCTCGGCGCTACTATATCAGCACATGTTCTGGTTCTTCGGGCATCCTGAGGTTTACATCCTGATCTTGCCGGCCTTCGGGATGATCTCGGAGGTGATCCCGGTCTTTTCGCGGAAGGTGCTCTTTGGCTACGAGTTCATGGCCGCCGCCACCGCGGCCATCGCATTCATCAGCCTCGGAGTCTGGGCGCATCACATGTTCACGGTGGGCATGACTCGCTGGCAGAATCTGTTCTTCGTGGTGACGACGCTGCTCGTTTCGGTGCCGACGGGGCTCAAGTTTTTTAACTGGCTGGCCACGATGTATGGCGGCCGGATTTCGTTGGCCTCCCCGATGCTGTTTGCCTGCGGCTTTCTCTCGATGTTTCTGATCGGCGGTTTGACGGGCATCATGCTGGCGACCGCCCCGCTGGATTTTCAGCTCAACGATAGTTACTTCGTGATCGGCCATTTCCACTGGGTTTTGATCGGCGGCACCGTGTTTTCGGTTTTCGCCGGCATTCACTATTGGTATCCCAAGGTGACCGGCCGGATGCTTTCCGAGCGGCTGGCCCGATGGCAATTCTGGTTGCTGCTGATCGGCTTCTTCGTGACCTTCGGGCCGATGCACATTTCGGGGATGCTCGGCATGCCGCGGCGGATTTTCACTTACGAATCAGACCGAGGCTGGGACATTTGGAATCAAATCTCCACGGTTGGCGCGCTGATTCAAGTTCCGAGCTTCGCGATCTTCGCCGTCAATCTGCTGTGGTCGCTGCGCCACGGCAAGCCCGCGGGCCAGGATCCTTGGGATGCCTGGACGCTGGAATGGTCCACCACGTCGCCGCCCCCGCCGTATAACTTCGAGGAGATTCCGATCGTGCGCAGCCGGCGGCCGCTGTGGGACTTGAAGCACCCCGATGATCCGGATTGGAAATATGAGTGA
- a CDS encoding heme-copper oxidase subunit III — protein MSEALEIRRAALSPQQWGMLSFLFSEVAFFSTLIVAYVAFMGTDQSGPTPAVLSLPLVICTTICLLSSSGTVHLAEKRLRAGARGAFIVWWFVTIVLGALFLLGTALEWRELISEHHLTIGRNLFGSTYFTLVGFHALHVTAGVIAMLIVLGLALRGAVTAENQTGVELISWYWHFVDGVWVVVFSVVYLIGR, from the coding sequence ATGAGTGAAGCTCTCGAAATCCGTCGTGCCGCGCTCTCGCCTCAACAATGGGGCATGCTGAGTTTCTTGTTCTCGGAAGTGGCGTTCTTCAGCACGCTGATCGTCGCGTACGTCGCCTTCATGGGAACGGATCAATCCGGACCCACGCCGGCGGTGCTGTCGCTACCGCTGGTGATCTGCACGACGATCTGTTTGCTATCGAGCAGTGGAACGGTGCATCTCGCGGAGAAGCGTTTGCGAGCGGGCGCTCGTGGGGCGTTCATCGTCTGGTGGTTCGTCACGATCGTGCTCGGCGCGCTTTTTCTGTTGGGAACGGCGTTGGAATGGCGCGAGTTGATTAGCGAGCACCATTTAACGATCGGCCGCAACCTATTCGGCTCGACATACTTCACGCTCGTCGGGTTTCACGCCTTGCACGTGACGGCCGGGGTGATCGCGATGCTCATCGTTTTGGGGCTCGCACTCCGCGGCGCGGTGACGGCGGAGAATCAGACGGGCGTCGAGTTGATCTCTTGGTATTGGCATTTTGTGGATGGCGTTTGGGTCGTCGTGTTCAGCGTGGTCTATCTAATCGGACGGTGA